A single Nocardioides bizhenqiangii DNA region contains:
- a CDS encoding cupin domain-containing protein, translating into MSLDPAETNPDFYKVIFENDRVRVLEYQDQPGDATTTHAHPDSVMITLSSFRRRLVHGDEQRDVDLETGTVRWLDAQVHRGENIGDTPSHSIFIELKEGAGGEAKGTLGPS; encoded by the coding sequence ATGAGCCTTGACCCCGCGGAGACGAACCCCGATTTCTACAAGGTCATCTTCGAGAACGACCGGGTCCGGGTGCTGGAGTACCAGGACCAGCCGGGCGACGCGACGACGACGCACGCCCACCCCGACAGCGTGATGATCACACTCAGCTCGTTCCGCCGCCGTCTCGTGCACGGCGACGAGCAGCGTGACGTCGACCTCGAAACAGGCACCGTGCGTTGGCTCGACGCACAAGTGCACCGTGGCGAGAACATCGGCGACACCCCCAGCCACTCGATCTTCATCGAGCTCAAGGAAGGTGCGGGCGGCGAGGCCAAGGGGACACTCGGACCGTCGTGA
- a CDS encoding peroxidase family protein, with the protein MPDGTRGQRERGHGQEQYVIEGEGSVGADRAVSAAEAAPPFRFSRVGPRGKRLDSRVRSKVARAMTTGRQRDGRIPAGYTYLGQFVDHDLTFDATTVALGENITPADLLQGRSPTLDLDSLYGFGPDDEVSQKFYADDRTHLEVGTTTRIGNLVAREGFDVPRVGTGTRPRRANIPDSRNDENLAVAQHHAAFIRFHNRVVDKLPASVPAADRFQRARRVVVLHYQWMLKTDYLPRIVDPAIVTDVFTNGRRVFEVGADPFAMPTMPVEFSVGAFRLGHSMIRESYDWNAEFPDGAGSLFLLFDFSRTSGTLGGFPTLPSNWIADWRRLYRFSQIDRPDLDPPAGEFNNARRIDTALVDPLADLPLGSFGGEDGDAGTLRANLAFRNLTRAAMLRLASGQQLADFMTARGVPIAKLTADQIRDGLNGADLSALTPAQLSAFLTDTPLWFYVLREAELNNGRLTGVGGRLVVETFHRAMEGSRNSIVRNPAWRPRIGPVAERFGMVDLLVFAFQNKKSLLAPLGD; encoded by the coding sequence ATGCCGGACGGGACCAGGGGTCAGCGGGAGCGCGGCCATGGGCAGGAGCAGTACGTCATCGAAGGCGAGGGATCGGTGGGCGCCGACCGGGCTGTGAGCGCGGCCGAGGCGGCACCGCCGTTCCGCTTCTCGCGGGTCGGGCCCCGGGGCAAGCGCCTCGACTCGAGGGTCCGGAGCAAGGTCGCGCGCGCGATGACCACCGGACGCCAGCGGGACGGGAGGATCCCTGCGGGCTACACCTACTTGGGGCAGTTCGTCGACCACGACCTCACCTTCGACGCCACGACGGTGGCGCTCGGCGAGAACATCACACCCGCCGACCTGCTGCAGGGGCGGTCGCCGACCCTCGACCTCGACAGCCTCTACGGCTTCGGTCCCGACGACGAGGTGTCCCAGAAGTTCTACGCGGACGACCGGACCCACCTCGAGGTCGGCACCACGACCAGGATCGGCAACCTCGTCGCCCGGGAGGGGTTCGACGTACCCCGGGTGGGGACGGGCACCCGGCCCCGGCGGGCGAACATCCCCGATTCTCGAAACGACGAGAACCTAGCCGTCGCCCAGCACCACGCGGCCTTCATCCGGTTCCACAACCGCGTCGTGGACAAGCTGCCCGCATCGGTGCCGGCGGCCGACCGGTTCCAGAGGGCACGGCGGGTCGTCGTCCTCCACTACCAGTGGATGCTGAAGACCGACTACCTGCCGCGGATCGTCGATCCCGCAATAGTCACCGACGTGTTCACCAACGGACGGAGGGTCTTCGAGGTCGGCGCCGATCCGTTCGCGATGCCGACGATGCCGGTGGAGTTCTCGGTGGGCGCGTTCCGGCTGGGGCACTCGATGATCCGCGAGTCCTACGACTGGAACGCGGAGTTCCCTGACGGTGCGGGCTCGCTGTTCCTCCTCTTCGACTTCTCGCGCACCAGCGGGACCTTGGGCGGGTTCCCGACGCTGCCGAGCAACTGGATCGCCGATTGGCGCCGCCTCTACCGGTTCAGCCAGATCGACCGCCCGGACCTCGACCCGCCGGCCGGGGAGTTCAACAACGCCCGGCGCATCGACACCGCGCTGGTCGACCCGCTCGCCGACCTACCGCTCGGTTCGTTCGGTGGGGAAGACGGAGACGCCGGGACGCTGCGGGCGAACCTTGCCTTCCGCAACCTCACCCGGGCCGCGATGCTCAGGCTGGCCAGCGGCCAGCAGCTGGCCGACTTCATGACGGCACGAGGTGTGCCCATCGCCAAGCTCACCGCAGACCAGATCCGTGACGGGCTGAACGGCGCTGACCTGTCCGCTCTCACCCCGGCCCAGCTGTCCGCGTTCCTCACCGACACACCGCTCTGGTTCTACGTGCTGCGCGAGGCCGAGCTCAACAACGGCCGGCTGACCGGGGTTGGGGGCAGGTTGGTCGTCGAGACGTTCCACCGGGCGATGGAGGGCAGCAGGAACTCGATCGTGCGCAACCCCGCGTGGCGGCCGAGGATCGGTCCGGTGGCCGAGCGGTTCGGGATGGTCGACCTGCTGGTCTTCGCGTTCCAGAACAAGAAGTCCCTGCTCGCACCGCTGGGCGACTGA
- a CDS encoding SigE family RNA polymerase sigma factor: MRRSARDDAEFTEFVAARSDQLYRSAYLLTTSPHAAEDLLQTTLTKVYVGWRRLRAANDPVAYAHGILIKSFLSERRLRRSGELPVDRTPEPPAREPVDPVERLTLMAALAELAPLDRAAVVLRYWNDQSVAATAADLGLTEAAVKNRCLRGLRLLRDLLGDDAPDPTTSHPSSPNPVA; encoded by the coding sequence TTGCGACGCAGTGCCCGCGACGACGCGGAGTTCACCGAGTTCGTGGCCGCACGATCGGACCAGCTCTACCGCAGCGCCTACCTGCTCACCACCTCGCCGCACGCCGCCGAAGACCTGCTGCAGACCACCCTCACCAAGGTGTACGTCGGATGGCGACGGCTGCGTGCCGCCAACGACCCGGTCGCCTATGCCCACGGCATCCTGATCAAGTCGTTCCTGAGTGAGCGCCGGCTCCGCCGCAGCGGGGAGCTGCCGGTCGACCGGACACCCGAGCCGCCGGCGCGCGAGCCGGTGGACCCCGTCGAGCGACTGACGCTGATGGCGGCGCTGGCCGAGCTGGCTCCGCTCGACCGGGCCGCGGTCGTGCTGCGCTACTGGAACGACCAGAGCGTCGCGGCGACCGCCGCCGACCTGGGTCTCACCGAGGCGGCCGTCAAGAACCGTTGCCTGCGCGGCCTACGGCTGCTCCGCGACCTGCTCGGCGACGACGCCCCCGATCCCACGACATCCCACCCGTCCAGCCCCAACCCCGTGGCGTGA
- a CDS encoding MBL fold metallo-hydrolase, whose product MAGPSSGLRVDHAVSSGTFSLDGETFDVDNNIWVVGDDSECVVIDAPHSVDDILAVVGDRRIRAIVCTHAHDDHVRVAPALRERANDGSGAPILLHPDDRPLWELTHGGPDAVDGHLWDVDLSDGMKIDVAGTTLTVLHTPGHAPGAVCLHAPDLGCVFTGDTLFQGGPGATGRSFSDLPTLEASISAKLFALPDDTVVHTGHGDDTTIGAERAHLGD is encoded by the coding sequence ATGGCCGGCCCCTCGAGCGGCCTCCGGGTCGACCACGCTGTCAGCAGCGGCACCTTCAGCCTCGACGGCGAGACCTTCGACGTCGACAACAACATCTGGGTCGTCGGCGACGACAGCGAGTGCGTCGTCATCGACGCACCGCACTCGGTCGACGACATCCTCGCCGTCGTCGGGGATCGCCGGATCAGGGCGATCGTGTGCACCCACGCCCACGACGACCACGTGCGGGTGGCACCGGCACTGCGCGAACGGGCCAACGACGGATCAGGGGCGCCGATCCTGCTCCACCCCGACGACCGGCCACTGTGGGAGCTCACCCATGGTGGCCCCGATGCCGTCGACGGCCACCTGTGGGACGTCGACCTCTCCGACGGCATGAAGATCGATGTGGCCGGTACGACGTTGACCGTGCTGCACACCCCGGGCCACGCACCGGGTGCGGTCTGCCTGCACGCGCCCGACCTGGGTTGCGTGTTCACCGGCGACACCCTGTTCCAGGGTGGCCCGGGCGCGACCGGTCGCTCGTTCAGCGACCTACCCACCCTGGAGGCGTCGATCAGCGCCAAGCTGTTCGCGCTCCCCGACGACACGGTCGTGCACACCGGTCACGGCGACGACACCACGATCGGCGCCGAGCGGGCGCACCTCGGAGACTGA
- a CDS encoding S-(hydroxymethyl)mycothiol dehydrogenase — translation MQQVRAVVARAKGAPVEIVTINVPDPGPGEAVVKVLTCGVCHTDLHYREGGINDEFPFLLGHEASGIVEAVGPDVTGVAPGDFVVLNWRAVCAECRACKRGDLHYCFATHNAQQRMTLAEGPDAGTELSPALGIGAFAEKTLVAAGQCTKVDPAARPAAVGLLGCGVMAGIGAAINTGAVTRGRSIAVIGCGGVGVAAIAGAALAGASPIIAVDIDAKKLKTAKKMGATHTIDSSPLSGLDPVTEIKRICAETYEGADGADVVVEAVGRPETWQQAFYARDLAGTLVLVGVPTPDMKVPDIPLIDVFGRGGALKSSWYGDCLPSRDFPMLVDLYLQGRLDLDAFVSEEIGLSDVEAAFERMHHGDVLRSVVVL, via the coding sequence ATGCAGCAGGTCCGGGCGGTCGTCGCCCGCGCAAAGGGAGCCCCGGTCGAGATCGTGACCATCAACGTCCCGGACCCGGGCCCGGGCGAGGCGGTGGTGAAGGTGCTGACCTGCGGGGTCTGCCACACCGACCTGCACTACCGCGAGGGCGGCATCAACGACGAGTTCCCCTTCCTGCTGGGACACGAGGCCTCGGGGATCGTCGAGGCCGTCGGCCCGGACGTCACGGGTGTGGCGCCGGGCGACTTCGTCGTCCTCAACTGGCGCGCGGTGTGCGCCGAGTGCCGCGCCTGCAAGCGCGGCGATCTCCACTACTGCTTCGCGACCCACAACGCGCAGCAGAGGATGACACTGGCCGAGGGACCGGACGCCGGTACGGAGCTGTCGCCGGCGCTGGGCATCGGTGCGTTCGCGGAGAAGACGCTGGTCGCTGCGGGCCAGTGCACGAAGGTCGACCCGGCGGCCCGACCCGCCGCCGTGGGCCTGCTCGGGTGCGGCGTGATGGCCGGCATCGGTGCTGCGATCAACACCGGCGCCGTGACCCGGGGTCGCAGCATCGCGGTCATCGGCTGCGGCGGCGTAGGCGTCGCAGCCATCGCCGGCGCAGCGCTGGCGGGCGCGAGCCCGATCATCGCGGTCGACATCGACGCCAAGAAGCTGAAGACAGCGAAGAAGATGGGCGCTACCCACACCATCGACTCCTCGCCCCTGTCCGGGCTGGACCCGGTCACGGAGATCAAGCGGATCTGCGCGGAGACCTACGAGGGCGCCGACGGCGCCGACGTGGTCGTCGAGGCGGTCGGGCGCCCGGAGACCTGGCAACAAGCGTTCTACGCCCGCGACCTTGCCGGCACCCTGGTCCTGGTCGGCGTACCGACGCCGGACATGAAGGTCCCCGACATCCCGCTCATCGACGTGTTCGGCCGCGGCGGCGCGCTGAAGTCCAGCTGGTACGGCGACTGCCTGCCCAGCCGCGACTTCCCCATGTTGGTCGACCTCTACCTGCAGGGTCGGCTCGATCTCGACGCCTTCGTCAGCGAGGAGATCGGGCTCAGTGACGTGGAGGCGGCGTTCGAGCGGATGCACCACGGCGACGTCCTGCGCTCGGTCGTCGTCCTCTGA
- a CDS encoding putative glycolipid-binding domain-containing protein, giving the protein MFADLPPFAAWRFVDAVDGFEVMYAEPGRLRGHTSAVEDGEAYAVTYEITLDDRWRTRRVQVSSDTVAGTRTTVLVSDGDGRWTVEGHPAPHLDGLVDVDLEASACTNTLPIHRLRLPADEVVTASAVYVQALDLTARRLDQTYRRLDDHRFDYTSEGDFRAVLTYDDAGLVLDYPGIAVRFA; this is encoded by the coding sequence ATGTTCGCCGATCTGCCGCCCTTCGCGGCCTGGCGCTTCGTCGACGCGGTCGACGGGTTCGAGGTGATGTACGCCGAGCCGGGCCGACTGCGCGGGCACACCTCCGCCGTCGAGGACGGCGAGGCCTACGCGGTCACCTACGAGATCACGCTGGACGACCGCTGGCGGACCCGCCGGGTGCAGGTCTCGTCCGACACCGTGGCCGGCACCCGCACGACCGTGCTGGTCTCCGACGGGGACGGCCGGTGGACCGTGGAGGGCCACCCTGCGCCGCACCTCGACGGCCTCGTCGACGTCGACCTCGAGGCATCGGCATGCACGAACACCCTGCCCATCCACCGGTTGCGGCTGCCCGCCGACGAGGTGGTCACCGCGTCCGCGGTCTACGTCCAGGCCCTCGACCTCACGGCGCGGCGCCTCGACCAGACCTACCGGCGGCTCGACGACCACCGGTTCGACTACACCTCGGAGGGCGACTTCCGAGCCGTGCTCACATACGACGATGCCGGG